Proteins encoded together in one Lathyrus oleraceus cultivar Zhongwan6 chromosome 5, CAAS_Psat_ZW6_1.0, whole genome shotgun sequence window:
- the LOC127084668 gene encoding probable amino acid permease 7 has translation MDGKNSLQITRTASGAYDDDGHAKRTGNLKSAVAHIITAVIGSGVLSLAWSTAQLGWIGGPLALLCCAIVTYVSSFLLSDCYRNPDPVTGKRNYSYMDAVRVNLGEKRTYVAGFLQFLTLYGTGTAYVITTATSLRAIMRSNCYHKEGHKAPCSYGGNWYMMMFGLVQIVMSFIPDLHNMTWVSIVAAIMSFTYSFIGLGLGIATVVQNGRIMGSVTGVETANGSDKIWLIFQALGDISFSYPYAILLLEIQDTLESPPPENQTMKKASMVAIFITTFFYLCCGCFGYAAFGNATPGNLLTGFGFYEPFWLIDLANVCIIIHLVGGYQIYSQPIYSTADRWCAKKYPNSGFVNDFHRVKLPLLPAFEINLFRFCFRTTYVISTTGLAILFPYFNQVLGVLGAINFWPLAIYFPVEMYFVQKKIGAWTRKWIVLRIFSFACFLVTMVGFVGSIEGIISEKISGKG, from the exons ATGGATGGGAAAAACTCTCTTCAAATAACAAGAACTGCTTCTGGTGCTTATGATGATGATGGACATGCCAAAAGAACAG GAAATTTAAAGAGTGCTGTGGCTCACATCATAACGGCGGTTATCGGTTCTGGTGTTTTGTCATTGGCATGGAGTACTGCTCAATTAGGATGGATTGGAGGACCACTTGCTCTACTTTGTTGTGCAATTGTTACTTATGTTTCTTCATTTTTGTTATCTGATTGTTATAGAAATCCTGACCCTGTGACCGGAAAAAGAAACTACTCTTACATGGATGCTGTCAGAGTCAATCTTG GTGAAAAAAGAACTTATGTAGCTGGTTTCCTTCAGTTTTTGACCTTGTACGGGACTGGTACTGCATATGTAATTACCACAGCAACTAGTTTGAG GGCTATTATGAGATCAAACTGTTATCACAAAGAAGGACACAAAGCTCCTTGTAGTTACGGCGGAAATTGGTATATGATGATGTTTGGACTTGTGCAGATTGTAATGTCATTCATACCAGATCTCCATAACATGACATGGGTTTCAATTGTGGCTGCAATTATGTCTTTTACATATTCATTCATCGGACTAGGACTCGGCATAGCAACCGTCGTTC AAAATGGAAGAATTATGGGAAGTGTCACAGGAGTAGAAACTGCTAATGGTTCCGACAAAATCTGGTTAATCTTCCAGGCACTTGGTGACATTAGCTTTTCTTATCCATACGCAATTCTCCTTCTTGAGATACAGGACACTCTAGAATCTCCTCCACCGGAGAATCAAACCATGAAAAAGGCTTCCATGGTTGCAATCTTCATCACAACATTCTTCTACCTATGCTGTGGATGCTTTGGATATGCAGCTTTTGGAAATGCTACACCAGGAAACTTATTGACAGGGTTTGGATTTTACGAGCCTTTCTGGCTTATCGACCTTGCCAATGTTTGCATTATCATTCATTTGGTTGGAGGATATCAGATATACAGTCAACCAATATATAGCACTGCTGATAGATGGTGTGCAAAGAAATACCCCAACAGTGGCTTTGTGAATGATTTCCACAGAGTGAAACTTCCTCTATTACCGGCTTTTGAGATAAATCTTTTCAGGTTTTGTTTCAGAACAACCTATGTGATTTCAACCACTGGACTTGCAATTTTATTTCCTTACTTCAACCAAGTTCTTGGAGTTTTAGGAGCAATAAACTTTTGGCCATTGGCTATATATTTTCCAGTTGAAATGTACTTTGTGCAGAAGAAAATTGGAGCTTGGACTAGAAAATGGATTGTTCTAAGGATATTTAGCTTTGCTTGCTTTCTTGTCACAATGGTTGGGTTTGTTGGATCAATTGAAGGTATTATAAGTGAGAAAATTAGTGGAAAAGGTTAA